One part of the uncultured Bacteroides sp. genome encodes these proteins:
- a CDS encoding TonB-dependent receptor, with the protein MKRFVKPFYWVMFLVLCSAQTYAQTGKIIGKVVSLTDGAAVEAVAVSIKGSSVGSYTDEKGNFSFSVYSGNYTIQVSYMGSKPIEKHLSVAAGKTTNIGIVKVDVSAAKMLDEVVVDGMIKKFAQKKSDFVARMPIKNLENPQAYTVVPKELLSEQIAVDFRNVLTASPGVTAATLGVGSGGTGMAMRLRGFAGADGAGSIRNGMATNFVSLSDPANLESIEVIKGPSATLFGTNLISYGGLINRVTKRAYDGKGGEIGFVGGAWGLGRITADYNTPLDKDGKALFRVNTALHKENSYKDYGINKTFMLAPTFTFNATDRLSFTVDAEYFKSNRTTSYINLSGVEISNLDELNWDWNKSFASNDVTSKAEVLNIFAEAKYKISDSWTSQTLVSYARTDNDANYIFLDVTSKDSLSRRMMHIPSIFTTQQVQQNFNGDFYLGQFRNRLLVGMDYTKLTTVDTRATVTAYDKGTNKNTTGNIAIHGNAVPIYLDQYNMKMATPNQTRASRRFTRTYSAYASDVLTVTSRLDVLASLRFDRFDDVENNYMQTAWSPKFGLVYQILKDKVSVFGNYMNGFKNKGPGIYNENGDVKAFKPEHAFQWEAGLKMELLNRKLNSTISVYHIKVDDRLRSVKAASGSAVASYSVQDGTQVSKGVEMDVIANPIPGMHIILGYAYNDNEFTKGGAEGKRDVGTPKHLANFWISQKLISGSLKGIGFGLGGNFASGSYLDTANKYEASGYGKLDATLFYEYANVRIGAKINNLTDKRYWLVDYYAETQAPRQFLANVTYRF; encoded by the coding sequence ATGAAAAGATTCGTTAAACCGTTTTATTGGGTAATGTTTTTAGTGTTGTGTTCTGCACAGACTTATGCACAAACAGGTAAAATAATAGGAAAAGTTGTGTCGCTCACAGATGGAGCGGCGGTAGAAGCTGTTGCTGTAAGCATAAAAGGGAGTAGTGTGGGAAGTTATACTGATGAAAAAGGTAACTTCTCTTTTAGTGTTTACTCGGGAAATTATACTATTCAAGTGTCATATATGGGGAGTAAACCTATTGAGAAACATCTATCGGTAGCTGCGGGTAAGACTACCAATATAGGTATCGTGAAAGTTGATGTGTCAGCGGCTAAGATGCTAGATGAAGTGGTGGTAGATGGTATGATAAAAAAGTTTGCTCAGAAAAAATCTGATTTTGTGGCTCGTATGCCAATTAAAAACTTGGAGAATCCACAGGCGTATACTGTTGTTCCTAAGGAGCTTTTGAGTGAACAGATTGCCGTTGATTTTCGGAATGTGCTGACTGCTTCGCCAGGGGTTACTGCGGCAACTCTCGGCGTAGGATCAGGAGGTACAGGTATGGCTATGCGTTTGCGTGGTTTTGCCGGTGCTGATGGTGCTGGTTCTATACGTAATGGTATGGCAACCAATTTTGTTTCGTTATCTGATCCAGCTAACTTGGAAAGTATTGAAGTGATAAAAGGCCCTTCTGCTACTTTGTTTGGTACAAACCTTATTTCGTATGGGGGACTTATTAATCGCGTGACTAAAAGGGCTTATGATGGCAAAGGTGGAGAAATTGGTTTTGTTGGTGGCGCATGGGGCTTGGGGCGTATTACTGCTGATTATAATACTCCTTTGGATAAAGATGGCAAGGCTTTGTTTAGAGTAAATACTGCTTTGCATAAGGAAAATAGTTATAAGGATTATGGGATAAATAAAACTTTTATGCTGGCTCCTACTTTCACTTTTAATGCAACGGATCGTTTGTCGTTTACGGTAGATGCAGAGTACTTTAAATCAAACCGTACTACTTCTTATATTAACTTAAGTGGGGTTGAGATCAGTAATTTGGATGAACTGAATTGGGACTGGAACAAATCATTCGCTTCTAATGATGTGACAAGTAAGGCTGAGGTTCTTAATATCTTTGCTGAAGCTAAATATAAAATATCTGATAGCTGGACTTCACAAACGTTAGTTTCGTACGCACGAACAGATAATGATGCTAATTATATCTTTTTGGATGTGACGTCTAAGGATAGTCTGTCCCGTCGGATGATGCATATACCTAGTATCTTTACCACTCAACAAGTTCAACAGAATTTTAATGGTGATTTTTATTTGGGGCAATTCAGGAATCGTCTGCTTGTTGGAATGGATTATACGAAGCTGACCACAGTTGATACAAGAGCTACTGTAACTGCTTATGATAAGGGAACAAATAAGAATACGACCGGTAATATTGCTATTCATGGAAATGCTGTTCCTATTTATTTGGATCAGTACAATATGAAGATGGCAACTCCTAATCAGACAAGGGCTTCCAGGCGTTTTACTCGAACATATAGTGCGTATGCTTCGGATGTTCTGACTGTAACTAGCCGATTGGATGTGTTAGCAAGTCTTCGATTTGACCGTTTCGATGATGTAGAGAATAATTATATGCAAACAGCTTGGTCGCCTAAATTTGGTCTTGTTTATCAAATCTTGAAAGATAAAGTTTCTGTTTTTGGTAATTATATGAATGGGTTCAAAAATAAGGGACCTGGCATTTATAATGAGAATGGAGATGTTAAGGCATTTAAGCCTGAGCATGCTTTTCAATGGGAAGCGGGGTTGAAGATGGAACTCTTAAATAGAAAACTGAATAGTACCATCAGCGTTTACCACATTAAGGTGGATGATCGCCTTCGCTCTGTAAAAGCAGCCTCTGGATCAGCAGTGGCAAGCTATAGTGTACAGGATGGCACGCAAGTAAGTAAAGGGGTTGAGATGGATGTGATCGCTAATCCAATACCGGGCATGCATATTATTCTTGGTTATGCTTATAATGATAATGAATTTACAAAGGGAGGCGCTGAAGGAAAAAGAGATGTAGGTACACCCAAACATTTAGCTAACTTCTGGATTAGCCAGAAACTAATATCGGGTAGTTTGAAAGGTATTGGTTTTGGTTTAGGAGGTAACTTTGCCAGCGGTAGCTATTTAGATACTGCGAATAAATATGAGGCTTCGGGCTATGGTAAATTAGATGCTACTTTGTTCTATGAATATGCTAATGTTAGAATTGGTGCAAAGATTAATAATCTAACGGATAAGCGTTATTGGTTGGTTGATTATTATGCAGAAACACAGGCTCCAAGACAATTTTTAGCTAACGTGACTTATCGCTTTTAA
- a CDS encoding GlxA family transcriptional regulator, with protein MRKEYEVRHIVILAPENSTLLNIAGPLEVFDKAIDKFDAVEEKVEFRYVTHVVSAATRKMIPTSGGLSILSEGSFKAINYPIDTLILSALPQAENYESNSELIEWLKAESGNIRRICSICSAAFFLAEAGLLDGKEVTTHWAKSEELARMYPQVKVNISRIFSKDGNIYTAGGISSGMDLALALLEEDCGKSFALYIARWMVLFLRRPGNQAQFTTPLDCQNINNISLRKVCEWLLHHYNEDLRVETLAEYVAMSPRNFARVFARDLHITPAKYIDKLRVDNACQYLLETQLSLDEIASRCGLKNTDNMRRQFLKILDTTPAQYRRSFISSFS; from the coding sequence ATGCGAAAAGAGTATGAGGTAAGGCATATTGTGATATTGGCTCCTGAAAATTCAACGTTATTGAATATAGCGGGTCCATTAGAAGTTTTTGATAAGGCAATAGATAAATTTGATGCAGTAGAGGAAAAGGTTGAGTTTAGATACGTAACTCATGTCGTTTCTGCGGCTACTAGAAAAATGATACCTACTTCCGGAGGTTTGTCTATTCTATCGGAAGGTAGTTTTAAGGCTATTAATTATCCGATTGATACGTTGATTCTTTCAGCATTACCTCAAGCGGAAAACTATGAATCAAACAGTGAGCTGATTGAATGGTTAAAGGCTGAATCAGGAAATATTCGTAGGATTTGCTCTATCTGTTCTGCTGCTTTCTTTCTGGCTGAAGCGGGTTTGCTAGATGGTAAAGAAGTAACTACACATTGGGCTAAGAGTGAGGAGTTAGCTAGAATGTACCCTCAAGTTAAGGTTAATATTTCGCGTATTTTTAGTAAAGATGGAAATATATATACTGCCGGAGGGATCAGCTCGGGTATGGACTTGGCATTGGCTTTGCTAGAAGAGGATTGTGGCAAATCTTTCGCTTTGTATATTGCCCGTTGGATGGTTTTGTTTCTCCGAAGACCGGGAAATCAAGCGCAGTTTACTACTCCTCTAGATTGCCAGAATATCAATAACATCTCGTTGCGCAAAGTGTGTGAGTGGTTACTTCATCATTATAATGAAGATTTACGAGTTGAAACATTGGCTGAATATGTAGCAATGAGTCCGCGTAATTTTGCTCGAGTATTCGCTCGGGATTTGCATATCACTCCGGCAAAATATATTGATAAGTTGAGAGTGGATAATGCTTGCCAATATTTGCTGGAAACGCAATTGTCTTTAGATGAAATAGCTTCTAGATGCGGGCTTAAAAATACGGATAATATGCGGCGACAGTTCTTAAAAATATTGGATACAACCCCTGCGCAATATAGACGAAGTTTTATCTCTTCCTTTAGCTAA
- the gap gene encoding type I glyceraldehyde-3-phosphate dehydrogenase, whose product MKTIKVGINGFGRIGRLVFRAAQSRKDIQIVGINDLLDIDYISYMLRYDTIHGKFDGTVEIKDGKLIVNGNSIQISSEKDPANLNWKEIEAEYIVESTGLFLTKEKAQGHIAAGAKYVVMSGPSKDDTPMFVPGVNDDKYTKGTQIISNASCTTNCVALIAKVLNDKFGILEALMTTVHSTTATQKTVDGPSMKDWRGGRAASGNIIPSTTGAAKAAGKVIPELNGKLTGMSFRVPTLDVSVIDLTARLAQETTYEEICKAMKEASEGSLKGYLGYTDEDLVSSDLIGNSHTAIFDEKAGIQLSPTFVKVVAWYDNEWGFSCKLLNSIASMSKING is encoded by the coding sequence ATGAAAACAATTAAAGTAGGTATTAACGGCTTTGGCCGTATCGGACGTTTAGTTTTTCGGGCTGCTCAAAGTAGAAAAGATATTCAGATCGTTGGCATTAACGACCTCCTTGATATTGATTATATATCTTATATGCTCCGCTATGATACTATCCATGGCAAATTCGATGGAACTGTTGAAATAAAAGACGGTAAACTGATCGTCAATGGAAACAGCATACAAATCAGTTCAGAGAAAGATCCGGCTAATCTGAATTGGAAAGAAATAGAAGCCGAATACATTGTTGAGTCCACAGGGCTGTTCTTAACTAAAGAGAAAGCACAAGGACATATTGCTGCCGGAGCCAAATACGTCGTTATGTCCGGGCCATCTAAAGATGACACCCCTATGTTTGTTCCAGGTGTCAACGATGACAAATACACCAAAGGAACACAAATCATCTCAAACGCATCTTGCACCACCAACTGCGTCGCACTTATTGCTAAGGTTCTCAATGATAAGTTCGGCATACTCGAGGCATTAATGACTACGGTACACTCTACCACCGCAACACAAAAAACTGTTGACGGACCATCTATGAAAGATTGGAGAGGCGGACGTGCTGCTTCAGGCAACATCATTCCATCTACTACAGGTGCGGCAAAAGCAGCAGGTAAGGTTATCCCTGAATTAAACGGTAAGCTAACCGGAATGTCCTTCCGAGTTCCTACACTAGATGTCTCTGTGATTGACCTTACAGCTCGTTTGGCTCAAGAAACCACTTATGAGGAGATTTGTAAAGCCATGAAAGAAGCTTCCGAAGGTTCACTAAAAGGTTATCTAGGATATACTGACGAAGATCTCGTTTCTTCAGATCTCATCGGCAACTCCCATACCGCTATCTTTGATGAAAAAGCAGGTATTCAATTGAGCCCTACTTTTGTGAAAGTGGTAGCTTGGTACGATAACGAGTGGGGATTCTCCTGCAAACTGCTAAATTCAATAGCAAGTATGAGTAAGATCAACGGATAA